The Saccharomonospora glauca K62 genome has a segment encoding these proteins:
- a CDS encoding serine/threonine-protein kinase: protein MLSSGQLLAQRYRLDSRIAVGGMGEVWQASDTRLDRTVAVKILKAELSGDAEFLHRFRTEARTTASLNHHGIAAVHDYGETETGEGSIAYLVMELVQGEPLAAILAREGRLSPERTLDILEQAGRALQAAHERGLVHRDVKPGNILVTPTGVVKLTDFGIAKAVDAAPVTRSGMVMGTAHYIAPEQALGHDAEPASDVYSLAVCGYECLAGHRPFLSEHAVSVAMMHIRDIAPPLPPDVPPGIRAVIEATLVKDPRQRYANGGEFANAVAAVRAGHPLPPPSGLAAAGYLTHPVPPNAPPPQSAPMVTVPPAPGSGPVGPGSRPSMSPVPPPMTMGQPRRRAPAWTLLAVASVLLLIVVVLVLAFTVWSDDSENPPRVPVGTTDWPHTGMESSDGGSGQGMMSTLPMENHR, encoded by the coding sequence ATGCTGTCGTCCGGGCAACTGCTCGCACAGCGCTACCGACTCGACAGCCGCATCGCGGTCGGCGGGATGGGCGAGGTGTGGCAAGCCAGTGACACCCGGCTCGACCGCACCGTGGCAGTGAAGATCCTCAAGGCCGAGCTGTCCGGTGACGCCGAGTTCCTGCACAGGTTCCGTACGGAGGCACGCACCACGGCGTCGCTGAACCACCACGGAATCGCGGCAGTCCACGACTACGGCGAGACCGAGACCGGCGAGGGGTCGATCGCCTACCTCGTCATGGAACTCGTCCAGGGGGAGCCGCTGGCCGCGATCCTCGCCAGGGAAGGTCGGCTGTCCCCCGAGCGCACGCTCGACATCCTCGAACAGGCGGGGCGCGCGCTGCAGGCGGCACACGAACGCGGCCTCGTGCACCGTGACGTGAAACCGGGGAACATCCTGGTCACGCCCACCGGCGTGGTGAAACTCACCGACTTCGGCATCGCGAAGGCCGTCGACGCCGCCCCCGTGACGCGCTCCGGCATGGTGATGGGCACGGCCCACTACATCGCCCCCGAGCAGGCGCTCGGCCACGACGCCGAACCCGCCAGCGACGTGTACTCGCTCGCCGTGTGCGGCTACGAGTGCTTGGCCGGTCACCGACCGTTCTTGTCGGAACACGCCGTGAGCGTGGCGATGATGCACATCCGGGACATCGCCCCGCCGCTGCCGCCCGACGTGCCTCCGGGCATCCGAGCCGTCATCGAAGCTACCCTCGTGAAGGACCCGCGACAGCGCTACGCCAACGGTGGCGAGTTCGCAAACGCCGTCGCGGCCGTGCGGGCGGGCCACCCGCTCCCGCCTCCCTCGGGGCTCGCCGCCGCCGGTTACCTCACGCATCCGGTGCCTCCGAACGCACCTCCCCCGCAGAGTGCGCCGATGGTGACGGTGCCGCCGGCACCGGGCTCCGGCCCCGTGGGGCCGGGTTCACGCCCGTCGATGTCGCCGGTTCCGCCGCCCATGACGATGGGGCAACCCCGGCGACGTGCTCCCGCGTGGACGTTACTGGCCGTGGCGTCGGTGCTCCTGCTGATCGTCGTCGTGCTGGTGCTCGCCTTCACTGTGTGGAGCGACGACTCGGAGAACCCTCCCAGGGTCCCGGTGGGCACCACCGACTGGCCGCACACCGGTATGGAGTCGTCCGACGGCGGCAGCGGACAAGGCATGATGAGCACACTCCCGATGGAGAACCACAGGTGA
- a CDS encoding FHA domain-containing protein FhaB/FipA, producing MPELVVQLTRVGFLVLLWMFVFAALRVVRSDLYAASGLRVNLPSLRRGKQEKKPLLGRNKLPRQLVVTHGALAGTRIALDGRPILIGRADDSTLVLDDDYASTRHARLSLRGGEWYVEDLGSTNGTFLDRAKVTAPQKVPIGVPIRIGKTVIELRP from the coding sequence GTGCCGGAGCTGGTCGTACAACTCACCAGAGTAGGATTCCTCGTCCTGCTCTGGATGTTCGTGTTCGCCGCGCTACGCGTGGTGCGCTCGGACCTCTACGCGGCGTCGGGGCTGAGGGTCAACCTACCCAGCCTCCGCCGCGGCAAGCAGGAGAAGAAGCCACTACTGGGCAGGAACAAACTGCCCCGGCAACTGGTGGTCACTCACGGAGCGCTCGCCGGTACGCGCATCGCTCTCGACGGCAGGCCGATCCTGATCGGGCGGGCCGACGACTCGACCCTGGTACTCGACGACGACTACGCCTCGACACGACATGCCCGCCTGTCGCTACGGGGTGGTGAGTGGTATGTCGAAGACCTGGGCTCGACCAACGGCACCTTCCTGGACCGGGCTAAGGTCACTGCACCCCAGAAAGTCCCAATCGGCGTCCCCATCCGGATAGGCAAGACGGTGATCGAGCTTCGCCCATGA
- a CDS encoding peptidoglycan D,D-transpeptidase FtsI family protein — protein MNTPLRKVGVAMMVMIAMLLASSTYVQVVKAEDYRTDGRNTRVLFDEYSRERGKITSDDAGQVLAGVEPTDNIFNFRRTYSNGPMYAPVTGYYSVVYGAGGLERAYDDFLNGSDSRLLVRRLSDMITGRDPRGGNVRLTVKPAVQETAYKMMTERGYKGAVVALDPKTGDILAMVSTPSYDPNKLASHVSADQQEAWKNYNDDPDNPMLNRAIRETYPPGSTFKIVTTAAALENGATADTPIIRDARVTLPGTSTTLENFNGTTCQGGTLKDALAYSCNTAFSKIAAELGADKLRETAANFGIGISDLTIPMSVVPSDLGELESEAALYQSGIGQRDVRLTPLQDALLAATVANDGVAMKPRLVKQLLAPDLSEIEEFAPEELTGDPALSAANAEVLTDMMIASEANTGGGGKDPSLKIASKTGTAEHGTDPKATPPHAWYTAFAPYDDPKIAVAVIVESGGDHGLAATGGKVAAEIGRGTIAAALGGG, from the coding sequence GTGAACACGCCGCTGCGCAAGGTCGGCGTCGCCATGATGGTGATGATCGCCATGCTGCTCGCCAGCTCCACGTACGTCCAGGTGGTGAAGGCCGAGGACTACCGCACCGACGGGCGCAACACCCGTGTGCTATTCGACGAGTACTCGCGCGAGCGTGGCAAGATCACCTCGGACGACGCCGGTCAGGTGCTCGCGGGGGTCGAGCCCACCGACAACATCTTCAACTTCCGCCGCACCTACTCCAACGGGCCGATGTACGCACCGGTCACGGGGTACTACTCCGTCGTCTACGGGGCGGGCGGCCTGGAACGGGCCTACGACGACTTCCTCAACGGCTCCGACTCGCGCCTGCTCGTGCGACGGCTCAGCGACATGATCACCGGGCGCGACCCGAGAGGCGGCAACGTCCGGCTCACCGTGAAGCCCGCGGTCCAGGAGACGGCCTACAAGATGATGACCGAACGCGGGTACAAGGGCGCCGTCGTCGCGCTCGACCCGAAGACCGGCGACATCCTGGCCATGGTCTCCACCCCGTCGTACGACCCGAACAAGCTGGCCTCCCACGTCTCGGCCGACCAGCAGGAGGCGTGGAAGAACTACAACGACGACCCGGACAACCCGATGCTGAACCGGGCGATCAGAGAGACCTACCCGCCGGGCTCCACGTTCAAGATCGTGACCACGGCCGCCGCGCTGGAGAACGGCGCCACGGCGGACACCCCGATCATCCGGGACGCGCGGGTCACCCTGCCGGGTACGTCCACCACGTTGGAGAACTTCAACGGCACCACCTGTCAGGGCGGCACGTTGAAGGACGCGTTGGCGTACTCCTGCAACACCGCCTTCTCCAAGATCGCCGCCGAGCTGGGTGCCGACAAGCTGCGCGAGACCGCGGCCAACTTCGGCATCGGCATCTCCGACCTCACCATCCCGATGAGCGTCGTGCCGTCCGACCTCGGTGAGCTGGAGAGCGAGGCCGCCCTGTACCAGAGCGGTATCGGTCAGCGCGACGTCCGCCTGACCCCGCTGCAGGACGCGTTGCTCGCCGCCACGGTGGCCAACGACGGCGTGGCCATGAAGCCTCGGCTCGTCAAGCAGCTCCTCGCGCCGGACCTGTCGGAGATCGAGGAGTTCGCTCCGGAGGAACTCACCGGTGACCCTGCGTTGTCCGCGGCCAACGCCGAGGTCCTCACCGACATGATGATCGCCTCCGAGGCCAACACCGGCGGTGGTGGCAAGGACCCCTCCCTGAAGATCGCCTCGAAGACGGGGACGGCCGAGCACGGCACCGACCCGAAGGCCACTCCGCCCCACGCCTGGTACACCGCTTTCGCCCCCTACGACGACCCGAAGATCGCCGTCGCCGTCATCGTCGAGTCGGGTGGTGACCACGGACTCGCCGCGACGGGTGGCAAGGTGGCCGCCGAGATCGGACGTGGGACCATCGCCGCCGCGCTCGGAGGTGGCTGA
- the pknB gene encoding Stk1 family PASTA domain-containing Ser/Thr kinase, with product MSAPRLLSNRYELGDTLGYGGMSEVHHGHDIRLGREVAVKILRADLARDPMFQERFRREAQNAAALNHPAIVAVYDTGEADTEYGPLPYIVMEYVEGRTLRDIVKTEGPMPQKRAMEVMADVSAALDFSHRHGIIHRDVKPANVMITRSGAVKVMDFGIARAVHDGQAAMTQTAAVIGTAQYLSPEQARGETVDARSDVYSAGCVLYELVTGEPPFTGDSPVAVAYQHVREAPRPPSESNPAVTPELDAVVLKALAKSTSERYQSAAELRSDLVRILSGQRPSAPMAGAPPIEEERTQVLNASRQPEPDDDYTPDVYDDPEEDARKRRRNRAFAAAAITILVLGAAAFIAWISGSFNSAPEEKAIPDVKDVQVEQAKQQLKAEGFENLKVEPVVCIDNPPSGESQCTADQIGKVLETNPPAGRTVSLDTRILLRVGAAPEKVSVPDLTGLTRDAAERELADANLTLDPEVKEVEVDNENMYGRVIEQDPPAGKEVEQGHSVSITIGKEPDQVEVPNMTGKSFEEAKATLEGLGLVVVRNDVDHEEPAGTVVGQEPNGGSVKEGTQVRLDVSNGSQAKIEVPKLEGLTPEEAVKALQDKGWTGSVSEQFQTAPDSDLIGKVIGSNPAAGSSITKDQQITLIIGADEDGSTEPSEDDDPLPW from the coding sequence ATGAGCGCACCCCGACTGCTCTCTAACCGCTACGAGCTGGGTGACACACTCGGCTACGGCGGGATGTCCGAGGTCCACCACGGTCACGACATTCGACTCGGCCGCGAGGTGGCCGTGAAGATCCTGCGTGCCGACCTCGCCCGAGACCCCATGTTCCAGGAGCGCTTCCGCAGGGAGGCGCAGAACGCTGCGGCCCTGAACCACCCGGCCATCGTGGCGGTGTACGACACCGGTGAGGCCGACACCGAGTACGGCCCCCTGCCCTACATCGTCATGGAGTACGTCGAGGGCAGGACGCTTCGCGACATCGTGAAGACCGAGGGCCCGATGCCGCAGAAGCGCGCCATGGAGGTCATGGCCGACGTCTCCGCCGCGCTGGACTTCTCCCACCGCCACGGCATCATCCACCGCGACGTCAAGCCCGCGAACGTGATGATCACCCGCAGTGGCGCGGTGAAGGTCATGGACTTCGGCATCGCCCGTGCCGTGCACGACGGACAGGCGGCGATGACCCAGACGGCCGCGGTGATCGGTACCGCCCAGTACCTGTCGCCGGAGCAGGCGCGCGGCGAGACGGTCGACGCTCGCTCGGACGTCTACTCCGCCGGGTGCGTGCTGTACGAACTCGTCACGGGCGAACCACCGTTCACCGGTGACTCCCCGGTGGCGGTGGCCTACCAGCACGTTCGGGAGGCCCCTCGCCCACCGTCGGAGTCGAACCCGGCGGTCACCCCGGAGTTGGACGCCGTAGTGTTGAAGGCCCTGGCCAAGAGCACCAGCGAGCGCTACCAGTCGGCGGCGGAGCTGCGTTCGGACCTCGTCCGCATCCTGTCGGGACAACGGCCGTCCGCTCCCATGGCGGGTGCCCCTCCGATCGAGGAAGAGCGCACCCAGGTGTTGAACGCGTCGCGGCAACCCGAGCCCGACGACGACTACACCCCCGACGTCTACGACGACCCGGAGGAGGACGCGAGGAAGCGGCGCAGGAATCGCGCCTTCGCCGCCGCCGCGATCACCATCCTCGTCCTCGGTGCGGCGGCCTTCATCGCCTGGATCAGCGGGAGCTTCAATAGCGCTCCCGAGGAGAAGGCCATACCCGACGTCAAGGACGTCCAGGTCGAACAGGCGAAACAGCAGCTGAAGGCCGAGGGCTTCGAGAACCTCAAGGTCGAACCGGTGGTCTGCATCGACAACCCGCCGTCCGGCGAGTCGCAGTGCACCGCCGACCAGATCGGCAAGGTCCTCGAAACCAACCCCCCGGCGGGTCGGACGGTGTCGCTCGACACCCGCATCCTGCTGCGAGTGGGTGCCGCTCCCGAGAAGGTCTCGGTTCCCGACCTGACGGGCCTGACGCGCGACGCCGCCGAGAGGGAGCTGGCCGACGCGAACCTCACCCTCGACCCGGAGGTCAAGGAGGTCGAGGTCGACAACGAGAACATGTACGGCAGGGTCATCGAGCAGGATCCGCCCGCCGGCAAGGAAGTGGAGCAGGGCCATTCCGTGTCGATCACGATCGGCAAGGAGCCGGACCAGGTCGAGGTGCCGAACATGACGGGCAAGTCGTTCGAGGAGGCGAAGGCCACCCTCGAAGGACTGGGTCTCGTCGTGGTGCGCAACGACGTCGACCACGAGGAGCCCGCGGGCACCGTCGTGGGGCAGGAACCCAACGGCGGCAGCGTGAAGGAAGGAACGCAGGTCAGGCTGGACGTCTCCAACGGGTCGCAGGCCAAAATCGAGGTACCGAAGCTGGAGGGCCTGACGCCCGAGGAAGCGGTCAAGGCACTGCAGGACAAGGGCTGGACCGGCTCGGTCTCGGAGCAGTTCCAGACGGCCCCGGACTCCGACCTCATAGGCAAGGTGATCGGCTCCAACCCGGCCGCCGGTAGCTCCATCACCAAGGACCAGCAGATCACGCTCATCATCGGAGCCGACGAGGACGGCTCCACCGAGCCGTCGGAGGACGACGATCCGCTGCCCTGGTAG
- a CDS encoding FtsW/RodA/SpoVE family cell cycle protein — MAQPAGTPSAAAQYTTNPPRELPKRRGTELAMLAFSALIVTSAFVLVQANQEQELSWSVLWYGLAYLAIFSVAHLAVRRWAPYADPLILPCVALLNGLGLVMIHRIDLATAQRAIARGEEAASNAPRQVLFTVVALAFFLGVLIVVSDHRKLTRYAYTCGLVGIVALALPAVLPSSLSEVNGAKVWLKLPGFSIQPGEFAKILLMIFFASFLVSKRDLFMTAGKRVLGVEMPRARDLGPIIIAAIACLGILVFEKDLGTALLFFGIVLVMLYVATERIIWVVLGLSMFSVGAVIAYSLFTHVQQRVANWIDPLETYDDLGGGYQIAQGLFGLGTGGMFGTGLGLGRPDVVPESHTDFISAALGEELGFVGLSSILLVYLLLAMRGMRSALAVRDTFGKLLGGGLSFAIVMQLFVIIGGVTKLIPMTGVTTPFLSAGGSSLLANYALVALLLRISDAARRPQQAAKPRPVPKAPLAEAHTVMVQRPPAEPGPTGPARPYEGGRHP; from the coding sequence ATGGCGCAGCCCGCAGGTACCCCCAGCGCGGCAGCTCAGTACACCACGAACCCGCCCCGCGAGCTGCCGAAGAGGCGAGGCACCGAACTCGCCATGCTCGCGTTCTCGGCGCTGATCGTGACCTCGGCGTTCGTCCTCGTGCAGGCGAACCAGGAGCAGGAGCTGTCGTGGTCGGTGCTCTGGTACGGGCTGGCCTACCTCGCCATCTTCAGCGTCGCCCACCTGGCCGTACGACGGTGGGCGCCGTACGCGGACCCGCTGATCCTGCCGTGTGTGGCGTTGCTCAACGGCCTCGGGCTCGTGATGATCCACCGGATCGACCTCGCCACGGCCCAGCGCGCGATCGCCAGGGGCGAGGAAGCGGCGAGCAACGCCCCCCGGCAGGTCCTCTTCACGGTCGTCGCCCTCGCGTTCTTCCTCGGCGTGCTGATCGTGGTCTCCGACCACCGGAAACTCACCCGCTACGCCTACACCTGCGGGCTCGTCGGCATCGTGGCGCTCGCGCTTCCCGCCGTGCTGCCGAGCTCGCTCTCCGAGGTCAACGGCGCGAAGGTCTGGCTGAAGCTTCCGGGCTTTTCGATCCAGCCCGGTGAGTTCGCCAAGATCCTGCTGATGATCTTCTTCGCCTCCTTCCTGGTGTCGAAGCGAGATCTGTTCATGACCGCGGGCAAGCGAGTGCTCGGCGTGGAGATGCCGAGGGCTCGCGACCTCGGACCGATCATCATCGCGGCCATCGCCTGCCTCGGCATCCTGGTCTTCGAGAAGGACCTGGGCACGGCGCTGCTGTTCTTCGGCATCGTGCTGGTCATGCTCTACGTCGCCACCGAGCGCATCATCTGGGTGGTGCTCGGGCTGAGCATGTTCTCGGTCGGCGCCGTCATCGCGTATTCGCTGTTCACGCACGTGCAGCAGCGAGTCGCCAACTGGATCGACCCGCTGGAGACCTACGACGACCTCGGCGGTGGTTACCAGATCGCCCAGGGGCTCTTCGGACTCGGCACCGGCGGGATGTTCGGCACCGGTCTCGGGCTCGGCAGGCCCGACGTGGTGCCCGAGTCCCACACCGACTTCATCAGTGCCGCGCTCGGCGAGGAACTCGGGTTCGTGGGGCTGTCTTCGATCCTGCTCGTCTACCTGCTGCTGGCCATGCGAGGCATGCGCAGCGCGCTCGCGGTCCGCGACACCTTCGGCAAGCTGCTCGGCGGTGGCCTGTCGTTCGCGATCGTCATGCAGCTCTTCGTGATCATCGGCGGTGTGACGAAGCTGATCCCGATGACGGGTGTCACCACACCGTTCCTCTCGGCCGGTGGATCGTCACTGCTGGCGAACTACGCACTGGTCGCGCTCCTGCTGCGTATCTCCGACGCGGCGAGGAGACCGCAGCAGGCCGCGAAGCCCAGACCCGTGCCCAAGGCTCCGCTGGCCGAAGCGCACACGGTGATGGTGCAACGTCCGCCGGCCGAGCCGGGTCCCACCGGACCGGCCCGGCCGTACGAAGGGGGGAGGCATCCGTGA
- a CDS encoding DUF3662 and FHA domain-containing protein, protein MGRVQRFDRRLENLVGDAFARIFGGNVVTQEVALELERECEENVRDLAGGRKLAPNHYIVSLGPEDYDRMAADGQRVTRMLAEAVSEHLAEHGWDTYGDVVVSLERNEALHTGKFRTRSTVDPDVKASDAGTFARSAPMSDAGDRPMSQPGGYGQYDQGDPYGQQGQYGYGQGQPGYDQGYGQPGGYDQGYGQQGYDQGYGQQGYDQGYGQPGGYDQGYGQQGYDQGYGQQGYDQGYGQPGGYDQGYGQQGYGQPPAGQPGYDQGYAAPPSPPGGYPAQAPAPGGDPYGQQGGYPGGGMPPGGNRQLNAILQLDDGSNRTYSLKQGGNVIGRGQDADFRLPDTGVSRRHLEITWDGQSATLADIGSTNGTTVNGTPVQTWQLADGDVIRVGHSSLVFRTQG, encoded by the coding sequence GTGGGACGCGTACAGCGCTTCGACCGGCGCCTCGAAAACCTCGTGGGAGACGCCTTCGCGCGGATCTTCGGTGGAAACGTCGTCACGCAAGAAGTGGCGTTGGAACTGGAGCGGGAGTGCGAGGAGAACGTTCGGGACCTCGCGGGTGGTCGCAAGCTCGCGCCCAACCACTACATCGTGTCGTTGGGCCCCGAGGACTACGACCGGATGGCCGCGGACGGGCAGCGGGTCACCCGCATGCTCGCCGAGGCGGTCTCCGAGCACCTCGCTGAGCACGGTTGGGACACCTATGGTGACGTCGTAGTTTCGCTAGAGCGCAACGAGGCGCTGCATACTGGAAAGTTCAGGACCCGCTCGACCGTCGACCCGGACGTCAAAGCAAGCGACGCCGGGACTTTCGCGCGGTCGGCACCAATGAGCGACGCAGGAGACCGACCAATGAGCCAGCCCGGCGGCTACGGCCAATACGACCAGGGTGACCCGTACGGCCAGCAGGGCCAGTACGGCTACGGACAGGGACAGCCCGGTTACGACCAGGGTTACGGCCAGCCCGGCGGTTACGACCAGGGCTACGGCCAGCAGGGCTACGACCAAGGCTACGGTCAGCAAGGCTATGACCAGGGTTACGGCCAGCCCGGCGGTTACGACCAGGGCTACGGCCAGCAGGGCTACGACCAAGGCTACGGTCAGCAAGGCTATGACCAGGGTTACGGCCAGCCCGGCGGCTATGACCAGGGCTACGGCCAGCAGGGCTACGGCCAGCCGCCCGCGGGGCAGCCGGGTTACGACCAGGGCTACGCGGCTCCGCCGAGCCCTCCCGGTGGCTACCCCGCGCAGGCTCCCGCGCCGGGTGGTGACCCCTACGGGCAGCAGGGCGGTTACCCCGGTGGTGGCATGCCTCCGGGTGGCAACCGGCAGCTCAACGCCATCCTGCAGCTCGACGACGGCTCCAACCGGACCTACTCGCTGAAGCAGGGCGGCAACGTGATCGGTCGAGGCCAGGACGCCGACTTCCGGCTTCCGGACACCGGTGTCTCGCGTCGGCACCTGGAGATCACGTGGGACGGACAGAGCGCCACGCTGGCCGACATCGGTTCCACCAACGGCACCACGGTGAACGGCACCCCGGTCCAGACCTGGCAGCTCGCCGACGGCGACGTGATCAGGGTGGGCCACTCCTCACTGGTGTTCCGTACCCAGGGCTGA
- a CDS encoding Stp1/IreP family PP2C-type Ser/Thr phosphatase produces MTLVLRYAARSDRGLVRSNNQDSVYAGPRLLALADGMGGHAAGEVASKVVIASLAHLDDDEPGDDLVTQLREAVNQGNQAISELVANDPELDGMGTTLTAVLFSGSRLGLVHVGDSRAYLLRNGQFSQITRDDSFVNELLEQGRITEEEAATHPQRSLLLKALTGHEVEPSVTVREARAGDRYLLCSDGLSGMVSNETLAEALRIPDPQDCADRMIELALKGGGTDNVTVIVADVVDVDFGEDAPIVGGAAGDGSDEAPHGDSPAARARALTAPPPQPPQPQQTEQLETRPDPKAKRRKRVRLLLAFGLALVLLAAAAFATRYFVLRQYYVGVDENNEVVVYQGVPGSILGFELQKKAEGSCPPEASLCEPLRLEDLQQDARAAVLNGVKRDGLEESRQYINTLRRNNLLEICDDEAAQSQGGGLGGVEQGGASQDSSEDAAPSSTKPTDTTAERNEGGQRPGVDCRPAPSSGGN; encoded by the coding sequence ATGACTCTCGTCCTACGCTACGCGGCCCGCAGTGACCGGGGCCTGGTCCGTTCCAACAACCAGGACTCCGTCTACGCCGGCCCTCGCCTGCTCGCCCTCGCCGACGGCATGGGTGGCCACGCCGCCGGTGAGGTGGCCAGCAAGGTCGTCATCGCCTCTCTCGCACACCTCGATGACGACGAGCCTGGCGACGACCTGGTCACTCAACTCCGAGAGGCCGTCAACCAGGGGAACCAGGCCATCTCCGAACTGGTGGCCAACGACCCCGAGCTCGACGGCATGGGCACCACCCTGACAGCGGTGCTGTTCTCCGGCTCGCGGCTCGGGTTGGTGCACGTCGGTGACTCACGAGCCTATCTTCTCAGAAACGGACAATTCTCCCAGATCACTCGTGACGACAGCTTCGTCAACGAGCTGTTGGAGCAGGGACGAATCACCGAGGAGGAGGCCGCCACTCACCCTCAACGCTCCCTGCTGCTGAAGGCACTCACCGGCCACGAGGTCGAGCCGAGCGTCACGGTGCGCGAAGCCCGCGCGGGCGACCGTTACCTGCTGTGCTCCGACGGCCTGTCGGGCATGGTGAGCAACGAGACCCTCGCCGAAGCGCTCCGTATCCCCGACCCCCAGGACTGCGCCGACCGGATGATCGAGTTGGCGCTGAAGGGCGGCGGTACCGACAACGTCACGGTGATCGTGGCCGATGTCGTGGACGTCGACTTCGGTGAGGACGCCCCCATCGTGGGCGGTGCCGCCGGTGACGGGTCCGACGAGGCCCCCCACGGTGACTCGCCGGCCGCTCGGGCCCGCGCGCTCACCGCGCCGCCGCCACAACCGCCACAACCGCAACAGACCGAGCAGCTGGAGACTCGGCCCGACCCAAAAGCCAAACGACGTAAGCGCGTCCGCCTGCTGCTGGCGTTCGGGCTCGCCCTCGTACTGCTGGCCGCGGCGGCATTCGCCACCAGGTACTTCGTGCTGCGGCAGTACTACGTCGGCGTGGACGAGAACAACGAGGTCGTGGTCTACCAGGGGGTGCCGGGGAGCATCCTCGGTTTCGAGCTGCAGAAGAAAGCCGAGGGCTCGTGTCCTCCCGAGGCGTCGCTGTGCGAACCGCTTCGCCTGGAAGACCTCCAGCAGGACGCTCGCGCCGCCGTGCTCAACGGCGTGAAGCGGGACGGTCTGGAGGAGTCGCGCCAGTACATCAACACACTGCGCCGCAACAACCTCCTGGAGATCTGCGACGACGAAGCCGCGCAGTCCCAGGGCGGCGGGCTCGGCGGTGTGGAGCAGGGCGGAGCGTCGCAGGACAGCTCCGAGGACGCGGCGCCGAGCTCGACGAAACCGACCGACACGACCGCGGAACGGAACGAGGGCGGCCAGCGTCCGGGCGTGGACTGCCGCCCGGCGCCCAGCTCAGGCGGTAACTGA
- a CDS encoding trans-sulfuration enzyme family protein: MADVNEQWSARTRAIVAGRPTGREQPMNVPIAPASMLGLAYAREDGTPTWAAFEEALGELEGGTATAFSSGIATASAVLDAHRVGATVVVPRDSYAGTRAYFGHEQETGRVKVVSVEPTDTGAWIEAAAGADLLWLESPTNPSLHVVDIRKICEAARRLPDRPTIVVDNTFATPLGQQPLSLGADIVVHSATKFIGGHSDLLLGVAVATDPSRVKALRDARTRIGATPGALEAFLALRGLRTLPVRFAEASRTAAMLARRLEEHPAVTRVRYPGSGAMVSFELADADRADKVCEALRLVRHATSLGGVESTVERRAARPGDAHVASGLLRLSIGLEDPEDLWVDLNRALCAVN, encoded by the coding sequence GTGGCCGACGTGAACGAGCAGTGGTCGGCCAGGACACGAGCGATCGTCGCGGGACGTCCGACGGGCCGGGAACAGCCCATGAACGTCCCCATCGCTCCGGCGAGCATGCTGGGGCTCGCGTACGCCCGTGAGGACGGCACGCCCACGTGGGCGGCGTTCGAGGAGGCTCTCGGCGAGCTGGAGGGTGGTACGGCCACGGCGTTCTCGTCGGGCATCGCCACCGCCTCCGCCGTGCTGGACGCCCATCGGGTCGGCGCCACGGTGGTGGTGCCGAGGGACAGCTACGCCGGCACTCGCGCCTACTTCGGGCACGAGCAGGAAACGGGCCGGGTGAAGGTCGTGTCCGTCGAGCCGACCGACACGGGCGCGTGGATCGAGGCCGCCGCGGGCGCGGACCTGCTGTGGCTGGAATCACCGACGAACCCGAGTCTGCACGTCGTCGACATCCGGAAGATCTGCGAGGCGGCTCGGAGGTTGCCCGACCGGCCGACGATTGTGGTGGACAACACCTTCGCGACCCCGTTGGGGCAGCAGCCGCTGTCGCTCGGGGCCGACATCGTGGTGCACAGCGCCACGAAGTTCATCGGCGGGCACAGTGACCTGTTGCTCGGCGTGGCGGTCGCCACCGATCCCTCGCGGGTGAAGGCGCTGCGGGACGCTCGCACGCGTATCGGCGCGACGCCGGGCGCGCTGGAGGCGTTCCTCGCGCTGCGGGGGTTGCGCACGCTGCCGGTGCGGTTCGCCGAGGCGTCGCGGACCGCGGCGATGTTGGCAAGGCGTCTCGAGGAGCACCCCGCCGTGACCCGCGTGCGTTATCCGGGTTCGGGCGCGATGGTCTCCTTCGAACTCGCCGACGCCGACCGTGCCGACAAGGTGTGCGAGGCGCTGAGGTTGGTGCGGCACGCGACGAGTCTCGGTGGGGTCGAAAGCACCGTGGAACGACGCGCAGCACGTCCGGGAGACGCGCATGTGGCTTCGGGGTTGCTTCGTTTGAGTATCGGTTTGGAAGACCCCGAGGATTTATGGGTCGATTTAAACCGAGCGTTGTGTGCAGTGAACTGA